One region of Zingiber officinale cultivar Zhangliang chromosome 7B, Zo_v1.1, whole genome shotgun sequence genomic DNA includes:
- the LOC122005833 gene encoding integrin-linked protein kinase 1-like: MESKSNGRFTLGKQSSLAPSGSDEEGWAGVPDEIDANIRLMYMANEGDVGGIGELLDSGVDVNFRDIDGRTALHVAACQGFADVVRLLLDKGAQVDPQDCWGSTPLADAIHYKNHEVIELLEKHGAKLKIAPMHVENAREIPEYEIDPSELDFTNSVNITKGTFIIARWRGIQVAVKKFSDEVMTDEDKLRAFRDELALLQLIRHPNVVQFLGAVTQSSPMMIVTEYLRKGDLCAYLKRKGALKPSVAVRFALDIARGMNYLHEHKPEAIIHRDLEPSNILRDDTRHLKVADFGVSKLLKLTKTVREERPLTLDTSCRYVAPEVYYNKEYDVKVDVFSFALILQEMIEGCPPFSYKQDDEVPKAYASKERPPFRAAPKLYAHGLRELIEQCWSENPADRPTFREIINELLYIQHSIIKKQRWKLFRLKCIQNFEAMWKKEKDPKSLSSHSSTRNM, from the exons ATGGAGTCGAAGTCAAATGGAAGGTTCACTCTCGGCAAGCAGTCCTCGTTGGCCCCCTCCGGCAGCGATGAGGAGGGGTGGGCGGGCGTCCCCGACGAGATCGACGCCAACATCCGCCTCATGTACATGGCGAACGAGGGCGACGTCGGCGGAATCGGGGAGCTCCTGGACTCTGGCGTCGACGTCAATTTCCGGGACATCGACGGCCGCACTGCCCTGCACGTCGCCGCCTGCCAAGGGTTCGCGGACGTCGTCCGGTTACTGCTCGATAAGGGCGCCCAGGTGGATCCCCAGGACTGCTGGGGTAGCACG CCTCTTGCAGATGCAATACATTATAAAAACCATGAAGTAATTGAGCTGTTGGAGAAGCATGGTGCCAAGCTAAAG ATTGCTCCTATGCATGTTGAGAATGCCAGGGAAATTCCTGAATATGAGATTGATCCCAGTGAACTTGATTTCACTAACAGTGTTAACATTACAAAG GGAACATTCATCATTGCAAGATGGCGGGGAATTCAAGTTGCTGTCAAGAAGTTCAGCGATGAAGTAATGACCGATGAAGATAAATT AAGGGCATTCAGAGATGAGCTTGCATTACTTCAATTAATACGACATCCAAATGTTGTCCAGTTCTTAGGTGCTGTTACTCAAAGTAGTCCAATGATGATTGTCACAGAATATTTGCGAAAG GGTGATCTTTGTGCCTATTTGAAACGGAAAGGAGCTTTGAAGCCATCAGTGGCAGTGCGATTTGCACTTGATATTGCCAG AGGGATGAATTACTTGCATGAGCATAAACCAGAAGCCATAATTCACCGTGATCTTGAGCCTTC AAATATCTTGCGAGATGATACCAGGCATTTGAAGGTTGCAGACTTTGGTGTGAGCAAGTTATTGAAATTGACAAAGACTGTTAGAGAGGAAAGGCCATTAACTCTCGACACTTCAT GCAGATATGTGGCTCCCGAAGTCTACTATAATAAAGAGTATGATGTAAAAGTAGACGTCTTTTCATTTGCCTTGATTTTGCAGGAG ATGATAGAAGGATGTCCGCCTTTTAGTTATAAACAAGATGATGAAGTTCCTAAAGCATATGCATCCAAGGAGAGACCACCATTTAGAGCTGCACCAAAACTGTACGCACATGGATTGAGAGA GTTGATCGAACAATGCTGGAGCGAAAATCCCGCTGACAGACCGACATTTAGAGAGATAATCAATGAGCTCTTGTACATCCAACACAGTATTATCAAAAAACAACGCTGGAAG TTGTTTCGGTTGAAGTGCATTCAAAATttcgaagccatgtggaagaaggaaaaagatccTAAAAGCCTCTCTTCTCATTCATCCACCAGAAACATGTAA